A genome region from Musa acuminata AAA Group cultivar baxijiao chromosome BXJ3-5, Cavendish_Baxijiao_AAA, whole genome shotgun sequence includes the following:
- the LOC103986327 gene encoding mediator of RNA polymerase II transcription subunit 21 — MDIISQLQEQVNTMALLALNTFGTLQRDAPPVRLSPNYPEPATNPSSAEETLDIVEQPKMMSTALVQAAKKFDTLVAALPLSGEEAQLKRIAELQAENEVVGLELQKQLEAAEQELKQAQELFNLAADNCLNLKKPD, encoded by the exons ATGGATATTATCTCTCAGCTGCAAGAACAAGTTAATACTATGGCTTTGCTTGCCTTGAATACCTTTGGAACCTTGCAGAGAGATGCCCCACCTGTCCGATTGTCTCCTAACTATCCTGAGCCAGCCACTAATCCCTCATCAGCAGAGGAGACCCTCGACATCGTTGAGCAGCCTAAGATGATGAGCACGGCTCTTGTTCAAGCTGCAAAGAAG TTTGATACACTTGTTGCTGCATTACCATTGTCAGGAGAAGAAGCTCAGCTGAAACGAATTGCAGAACTCCAG GCAGAGAATGAAGTTGTAGGTTTGGAGCTCCAAAAACAACTGGAAGCTGCAG AACAAGAATTGAAGCAGGCTCAGGAGCTATTTAATCTAGCAGCAGATAACTGTTTGAACTTAAAAAAACCCGACTAA